One Tamlana carrageenivorans genomic region harbors:
- a CDS encoding alpha-amylase family protein has protein sequence MLKLRVVSIVTVLVVLVSCGSKEKEVMSENNLMANDKKSRKEVVYQVFTRLFGNTNTTNKPWGTIEENGVGKFNDFTDKALAEIKDLGVTHIWYTGVPHHDVITDYTKYGISNDDPDVVKGRAGSPYAVKDYYNVNPDLAENPAARLQEFEALIKRTHKAGLKLIIDIVPNHVARNYKSISKPEGITDFGETDDKAVVYSVNNNFYYNPGEAFKVPNWQNGYLPLGGEKNPLSDGKFEENPSKWTGNGSRLSQPEPNDWYETVKINYGVSPDGKHDFDPLPEGFDMKDYKAHFDFWKDKTVPDSWDKFKDIALFWTEKSVDGFRYDMAEMVPVEFWSYMNSAIKMNNPDAFLLAEVYNPSLYRDYIRKGKMDYLYDKVQLYDTLKHVIQGYGKTDNIPPIQEDLKDIEHHMLHFLENHDEQRIASPEFAGNAQKAKPAMVVSATISTSPTLIYFGQELGEPGAEDLGFGDPSRTSIFDYGSVQTINRWVNNKQFDGGQSTAEELNLRDFYKRLLNVTISSEALMGAYKDLHEYNKAHTKFYTAKQLAYARWNTNEKLIVISNFDADYGAEINLKLPVTLIKTWQLEPGDYQVEDLLYKEFRSLLKVSENQGVVKITLKPLESFILKLQ, from the coding sequence ATGTTAAAGCTTCGCGTAGTATCCATTGTAACGGTTTTAGTTGTATTAGTAAGTTGTGGCTCTAAAGAGAAAGAAGTAATGTCTGAAAATAACTTGATGGCGAACGATAAAAAGTCAAGAAAAGAAGTGGTTTATCAAGTGTTTACCCGCTTGTTCGGTAACACAAACACGACCAATAAACCTTGGGGAACCATTGAAGAAAATGGCGTTGGTAAGTTTAACGATTTTACAGATAAGGCTTTAGCAGAAATAAAGGATTTAGGCGTAACGCACATTTGGTATACTGGCGTTCCGCATCATGATGTCATTACCGATTATACAAAATATGGCATTTCTAACGACGATCCCGATGTGGTAAAAGGGAGAGCAGGCTCGCCTTATGCGGTTAAAGATTATTACAATGTAAATCCAGATTTAGCCGAAAACCCAGCAGCGCGTTTACAAGAATTTGAAGCTTTAATAAAACGTACGCATAAAGCCGGTTTAAAACTGATTATCGATATCGTTCCTAATCATGTGGCACGAAATTATAAAAGCATTTCCAAGCCAGAAGGGATTACCGATTTCGGAGAAACCGACGATAAAGCAGTCGTTTATAGTGTAAATAATAATTTTTATTACAATCCGGGAGAGGCTTTTAAAGTGCCCAATTGGCAAAATGGTTATTTGCCTTTAGGCGGAGAGAAGAACCCGTTGTCGGATGGTAAGTTTGAAGAAAATCCATCGAAATGGACTGGAAACGGTTCGCGTTTATCGCAACCAGAGCCTAACGATTGGTACGAAACGGTTAAGATTAATTATGGGGTATCGCCTGATGGAAAACATGATTTTGATCCTTTGCCCGAAGGTTTCGATATGAAGGATTATAAAGCGCATTTCGATTTTTGGAAAGACAAAACCGTACCAGATTCTTGGGATAAGTTTAAAGATATTGCCTTGTTTTGGACCGAAAAAAGCGTTGATGGTTTCCGTTATGATATGGCTGAAATGGTTCCTGTTGAGTTTTGGAGCTACATGAATTCTGCCATAAAAATGAATAACCCAGACGCATTTTTGCTTGCCGAAGTTTATAACCCGAGTTTGTATCGTGATTATATCCGTAAAGGAAAAATGGATTACTTATACGATAAAGTACAATTGTACGACACCCTAAAACATGTGATTCAAGGTTATGGAAAAACCGATAATATTCCACCCATTCAAGAGGATTTAAAAGATATTGAACACCACATGCTGCACTTTTTAGAGAATCATGACGAGCAGCGTATTGCAAGCCCAGAATTTGCAGGAAATGCTCAAAAAGCTAAACCAGCCATGGTGGTTTCGGCAACCATAAGTACATCACCGACTTTAATTTATTTCGGACAAGAATTAGGGGAGCCAGGGGCCGAAGATTTAGGTTTTGGAGATCCGTCAAGAACTTCAATTTTCGATTACGGTAGTGTACAAACCATAAACCGTTGGGTGAATAATAAACAATTTGATGGCGGCCAATCCACTGCTGAAGAATTAAACCTGCGCGATTTTTATAAGCGTTTGTTAAACGTGACTATTTCTAGCGAAGCCTTAATGGGAGCTTATAAAGATTTACACGAATACAATAAAGCGCATACAAAGTTTTACACGGCAAAACAATTGGCTTATGCCCGTTGGAATACCAATGAAAAACTTATTGTTATAAGTAATTTCGATGCAGATTACGGTGCCGAAATTAATCTGAAGTTGCCAGTAACACTAATTAAAACATGGCAGTTGGAGCCCGGAGACTATCAGGTAGAAGATTTGTTGTATAAAGAATTTAGATCGCTGTTGAAAGTTTCAGAAAATCAAGGGGTAGTAAAAATTACTTTAAAACCTTTAGAGTCTTTCATCTTAAAATTACAATAA